The genomic interval TGTCCACTGTGATCTTCCTGAAGTCCTCCAGTAGAATGGGACAGATGGCCTTGGTTGGGTGAGTCATGTAAATTGGACCGTCATATCCCACCATCTCACTCATGTATGGCAAAGCCCCACAGTGGTCAAGGTGAAAATGGCTTTATGAATTTAGAGTTTGTGtgtaggatagagagagaagagagaaaatgtgCGCAAGAAACAAGACATATGAGAACATAAGATATCTGGGTTACGTTGGTATCTTTGTGAGTGGTATTCATTATAGTTCTCATCTATGAAAACATAAACGAGCCACTCTAATACGTTAACAAACCTTATGATGACACAATCCAAGAACTCTGTCAAACGCCCATTTTGAGTTATGTAGGAAAAATCTGGAAAACGTCTCTgtggaaatgaaaaaaaaataaaatcttacTTTGGCTGCACCGTTAAGTAGCCAAAGAAGAAAGTGATATGTATCTGTGCAGATCAGAAATGTGCacatacaggtgctggtcatataattagaatatcatgtaaaagttgatttatttcagtaattccgttcaaaaagtgaaatgtgtatactgtaatgtatacattcattccacacagactgatatatttcaagtgtttatttcttttaattttgatgattataactgacaactaatgaaaaccccaaattctgtatctcagaaaattagaatattgtgaaaaggttcaatattgaagacacctggtgtataagtataagtatatatacttttttgatcccgtgagggaaatttggtctctgcatttaacttaatcggtgaattagtgaaacacaaacagcacacagtgaacacacagtgaggtgaagcacacactaatcccgggcgcagtgagctgcctgctacaacgggcggccggggagcagtgaggggttaggtgccttgctcaagggcacttcagccgcagcccactggtcggggctcgaaccggcaaccctccggttacaagtccagagtgctaaccagtggtgcTACACTCTAATAAGCGAATTAATtcaaaacacctgcaaaggcctttaaacggtctctcagtctagttctgtaggctacacaatcatggGGAAGACTGCTGACTTGACAGTTGTCCAAAAGACGACCATTGACACCTTGCACAAGGAGGGCAAGACACAAAAGGTCATTGCTAAAGAGGTTGGCTGTTCACAGAGCTGTGTCCAAGCCCATTAATAGAGAGGCGAAGCGAAGGAAAAGATGCGGTAGAAAAAAGTGTACAAGCAATAGGGATAACCACATCCTGGAGAGGATTGTGAAACAAaacccattcaaaaatgtgggggagattCACAAAGAGTGGACTGCAGCTGGAGCCAGTGCTTCAAGCCAGTGCTTCAAGCCACGCAAGACATGAGTTTCAGCTGTCGCATTCCTTGTGTCAAGCCACTCTTGAACAAGAGACGGCGTCAGAAGCGTCTCGCCTGGGCTAAAAACAAAAAGGACTAGACTGCTGCTGAGTGGtccaaagttatgttctctgatgaaagCAAATTTTTcatttcctttggaaatcaaggtcccagagtctggtggaagagaggagaggcacatAATCCAtgttgcttgaagtccagtgtcaagtttccacagtcagtgatggtttggggtgccatgtcatctgcaGGTGTTGGTCCACTGCAGCCGTCTACCAGGAagttttagagcacttcatgcttcctgctgctgaccaactttatggagatgcagatttAATTTTCCAACAGGACTTGGCACCTGCACACAGTGCCAAAGCTACCAGTACCTGGTTCAAGGACCATGGTATCCCTGTTCTTAATTGGCCAGCAAACTTGCCTGACCTTAACCTCATAGAAAATCTATGGggtattgtgaagaggaagatgcgatatgccagacccaacaatgcagaagagctgaaggccactatcagagcaacctgggctctcataacacctgagcagtgccacatcatacttttcatgttcaTAATTTTCAGTTTGCCAACATTTCTAAAATACCttttttgtattggtcttaagtaatattctaattttctgagatactgaatttagGATTGTCATTaattgtcagttataatcatcacaattaaaagaaataaacatttgaaatatcagtctgtgtgtaatgaatgaatataatatacaagtttcactttttgaatggaattactgacataaatcaactttttgatattctaattatatgaccagcgcCTGTATAATCAGAATGGTCACTACTTTAATCACTCACGTCATCGTTGTAGCCCATGTGCATTCCACAATCAAGCATGATGTTTTTGCCCCCGATAGAGACAAGTATACAACTACGACCAACATCCTGACCAGCTCCTGAAAACGAAAAGAAGCATACCGTAACCATAACCGTAATAgattttttattgtttgtttgttttattcaaACACATGGTGTGCATGTATTGGAAACATATTTCTTACCAAGCGGTGTTACTTTTATTTCTGGCATCCCGCTGTCTTCAGTGTAGACAAGGATAAACAAATACGTTCAAACTATGTGCCTTCTGCAGACTCATACATGCATGATTTTAGCTAGTTAGCTTAGTGGCTGGGAAAGGAAAACCTCCCATTCTTATACgatgtttttttctgttaacaagcagcttagGCGTCTTCTAACAACTGAGCTGTTGTGATAATTTGCTAAAGCGGGTTTGCATACTAAatgtaataattattaataatagcAACAAAGCTATCCCAAACAGCTTAACAGCACACTACCTTACTTCTCAACCACACTGTGCGCAGAAGCAGTTGGAAGGCTTTCATTGGATGACTGTTTTACGTCAGGTTTTCCCATGTGATATAAAATTAGAATGTTTGATTGGCTAGTGCTGCTACGCAATGCCGGAAGTAACCAACCATTCCGTATGTTCCGGTATGTTCAGTGTTTGCCATCCTGTAGGGTTGCTTAGAAATGCATCAAAATAATCTTGACTTTCCCCTAGAAATCTGATTATTTGAGCAGGGACGTTCAATTTAAATGTCTCCTCATTCTCTAGACATTTACTAAACACTGTCCTCTCAAATTGTCTCTGACATCAGCAGTTCTGAATCGCGAGAAGATGGCAAACTCTGTTGAAGAGCAGAAATTCAGCCTAAAGGAAGTACTGGACACTTTTAGTTTATGCCTCTCAGAAAATAAGGAGGTATACATCGAACATTACGTGGAAGGATGGCGTGGTCTCGTTAGGTAGGTTACCTTTTTATATCTGACTCACTTGCTGATCAACATCTGCAGCAGGTGTTAGAAATTCAAGTCACGTTAGTGCATCGTACGTTTCTACGTTTATTCAGGGAATCATATATGGTGACATCTGTATGATCTATGTTGGTGGACACTACGCTCAGGATTGTCATTTAGTAGAACAGAGACTATCTCTGAACTTTCATTTCTCTTGACTGTTGAGTAACTCATTGTCTCTATTTTACTCTTTTCTGAAGGTTTATGAATAGTCTTGGAAGTGTTTTTTCCTTCATCTCCAAGGATGCTGTCAACAAAATTGAAATTCTTGCAAAATTCTTTAATGGTGAGAATGGGACACATTATAGCACTATCCAGTCCATGGTGAAATATGAGCTAGATAATGGACTAGTTGATCTCGCCAAACGTGACAAATACCCAGAGTCCGGCTGCCGAACCCTCCTAAGGCTGCACCGCGCTCTCCGCTGGCTGGAGCTCTTTCTGGAACGCCTGAGGACCAGCAGTGAGGACTGTAAGACCTCTGTGATGTGCTCAGAGGCCTACAATGAGTCCCTAGCTCAGCATCATGCTTGGATCATCCGCAAAGCTGCTGGCATGGCGTTCTGTGTCCTCCCTGGACGCCCAACATTTTTTGAAGTGATGAATGTTGGTACATCGGAACAAGTAGTTTCCATGTTGGGGGATGCCCTGCCCCTCATTTCTGAAGTGTACGACATTACAGAGAAACTGTATGCCCAACACGAGCTTTTACAGTTGCCATAGAGATAATCTATGAGACACTTTGCATAGAGTTTGTGGGGACCCCTACTGTCTGCAGTAGACATAAACATCTTTTAAATCAATCTGATTTCTGAATTTCCTTTTTATCCTGGAATGGGCAttaatatagatatagataatattcttgaatttccccttggggaatATTGAATATAAAGGCAGACTACAGACTACATTGTTTTAACATTACATTCACTACATTAAATTATATGTCTGATAACTCTATATGATTAAAAAGGGACAGTACGGGTAGTAATGAGTCTACAACTATGTCATGGATGTTTTAGTTAGTTTTTGTATCTATGTTTCTTGGTTATGGATGTGTTTATAATCACGAGTAGCCAAGATTTCATGGTCACTAAATGTCCATGTTAAATAAACCTCTGAGAGAACTGGATTTTCCTGAACTGGTTTTGTTTGCCTCAAGGATGAAATAGGATCTATGCACTTAAGTATTTGGGAGACTTGTAAGATGGTAGTAGTGGAGGTCTAGTGGTTAAGCCTTCCAAGTGGAACTCCAGAGGGTTGTGAGTTCAATTCCAGGAGATACAACACTGTGCCAATACTGAAGGTATAGGTAATCCTGAGTTGCCAGTCCCTGTAGTTATTAGTTAACTGTAAGTTACTCTGGACCAGAGCACCAATCAAATGACAAATAACATAATGTAAAAAAAGACTTTCATTGACTGTTTTATGATTTAGACACAATTTGAACGGGTCAGGTCTTCCGAGATGACTGGTTGTGTTCGACTTTATCTGGCGCTGTACAGTGCTGACATGATGCAAGCTGAACAACACAATGTATGGTTAGACATTTTGCAGAATGTCACGTGTTGCATGTCATATGATATTTAAACTAGGGCTGCTCGATTTGGAGGAAATATTGTGATTTTTCTGGCAGAGATTGCAATTTCATTTGCAATATAATTTTTAGAGTaagcttcagttcaatattccaaattttattttaaaggcATCCTATGCAAGTTTTTCACCTTAACATAACAGCTTTGAAGTCGATTTGGTGGTAAACTAACATGTAATAGGGAGAATCGTGCGCCAGCCATAGCCTCTGCGGAGGACCAGCCTTGCAATTGGCACTCCCCTGACCTGGAGAATGACAAATTGCTTTATGCCAATTTTGCAATAGCCTACTGCTTGTATTACATTGTGTAATAATTACTATGTCGGTCAACATGGCTCTTTGGAAATGATCTTTGCTGGTTTGTAAACAAATCTACATGCACCATGTCCAGGGGGAAGGGTTCTAGCCATGGTATTTGTGGAGTGATGTTTATAACAATTGTGCAAAACTCAAATATCCGCAAGTGCAGGGAGAACCCATAGCAAGTAGTAAAATAGGATACACCCTCATGGTTTCAAAACATCAGCCTTCCTGGCTTGAATCTACCATGACAAAAACGTGTGTGTTTCCATAAGTTagaatgtttaaaaaatgtaaGGAATATCTGTGCAGAAAAAAATCAATACTGAATGTTACATTAATGCTGCAATGCTGACCTGTTGAATGTATCACAACACAACTATTATTTATT from Alosa alosa isolate M-15738 ecotype Scorff River chromosome 4, AALO_Geno_1.1, whole genome shotgun sequence carries:
- the LOC125293929 gene encoding ceramide-1-phosphate transfer protein produces the protein MANSVEEQKFSLKEVLDTFSLCLSENKEVYIEHYVEGWRGLVRFMNSLGSVFSFISKDAVNKIEILAKFFNGENGTHYSTIQSMVKYELDNGLVDLAKRDKYPESGCRTLLRLHRALRWLELFLERLRTSSEDCKTSVMCSEAYNESLAQHHAWIIRKAAGMAFCVLPGRPTFFEVMNVGTSEQVVSMLGDALPLISEVYDITEKLYAQHELLQLP